A genomic window from Candidatus Methylacidiphilum fumarolicum includes:
- a CDS encoding glycosyltransferase family 2 protein, translated as MNPPAVTVAIPTYNGEKTIEKAILSALNQSWPNIEILVINNGSTDKTAEIIERFRGAVLHVFFKEKIGRAKARNEALQRANGHWIQWLDHDDYLEPNKIKNHFSLTTELDAIDVFYSPIIAVSPEGKEKYVPSAETMHKPLLSLWFSSELPQTGGYLWKKESAIKIGGWSDDAPLFDDYELVGRAIQSNLRFSLTPIPGAYWNYRDKPMPHEQALDFIDQKKKCMDRMVQWLVQTGRMDPELQIEIGKAYFLIARWLAREGKIEEAVALERKQKALGLFFVDGSWRYNVLYSLFGFFATEKIQSLFRHR; from the coding sequence ATGAACCCACCGGCTGTGACTGTTGCCATTCCCACCTATAATGGCGAAAAAACGATCGAAAAGGCCATTCTTAGTGCTCTCAATCAGTCATGGCCAAACATAGAGATACTCGTCATTAACAATGGGTCTACGGATAAAACAGCTGAAATTATTGAAAGGTTTAGGGGAGCGGTTTTGCATGTTTTTTTCAAAGAAAAAATAGGTAGAGCCAAAGCCAGAAATGAAGCATTGCAAAGAGCCAATGGCCACTGGATACAATGGCTCGATCACGACGATTACTTAGAGCCAAATAAAATCAAAAATCACTTTTCTCTAACAACCGAATTAGATGCTATTGATGTCTTCTATTCCCCTATCATAGCTGTTTCTCCGGAAGGAAAAGAGAAATATGTCCCATCGGCTGAAACGATGCACAAACCACTGCTTTCTCTCTGGTTTTCCTCCGAACTGCCCCAAACGGGTGGGTATCTTTGGAAAAAAGAATCGGCTATAAAAATTGGTGGCTGGAGCGATGATGCCCCACTGTTTGATGATTATGAACTTGTAGGAAGAGCCATTCAATCGAATTTAAGATTTTCTTTGACGCCGATTCCTGGGGCTTATTGGAATTATAGAGACAAGCCTATGCCGCATGAACAAGCTTTAGATTTTATTGACCAAAAAAAGAAATGCATGGATAGGATGGTGCAATGGTTGGTTCAAACTGGCCGCATGGATCCTGAGCTTCAAATAGAAATTGGTAAAGCCTATTTTTTAATTGCTAGATGGCTTGCAAGAGAAGGGAAAATAGAGGAAGCAGTGGCTTTAGAAAGAAAGCAAAAAGCATTAGGCCTTTTTTTTGTCGATGGGTCTTGGAGATACAATGTTTTGTATTCTCTTTTTGGATTTTTTGCTACTGAAAAAATTCAAAGCCTTTTTAGGCACAGATGA
- a CDS encoding glycosyltransferase family 2 protein, which yields MDPKVTIGIPAYNPGKWIIQTLESVISQAWEKKEIIVIDSGSTDETPSILNKYKDKIKLISLKKTVDTAESRNLILLEATGEWIQYLDHDDYLVEGKIKTQFEEAKEQIDSADVLYSPTYVEIWKNGASILQNNLLGADSYKDPLILWLSWDMPQIGSYIWRKQSLLKIGGWDNLHLCEDYSLYMRAITNKLKFVYCPTPGAVYRVGHRRSRAVSHFIEILKDHDALLEEMIEYLKKEKMLTETRQAAILKNRFQKFLAYKSVDLSMADAYFKKHKELLEQKLSFRYRFALSLGLSFSDMNKIKYMSRRLLPFFKER from the coding sequence ATGGATCCAAAAGTCACCATTGGCATTCCTGCATATAATCCTGGAAAATGGATTATCCAAACTTTAGAAAGTGTTATATCCCAGGCTTGGGAAAAAAAAGAAATAATAGTGATTGACTCAGGTTCTACTGATGAAACTCCTTCTATTTTAAACAAATACAAGGATAAAATTAAGCTTATCAGTCTAAAAAAAACAGTGGATACCGCTGAGAGTCGAAATTTAATCCTTTTAGAAGCAACTGGCGAATGGATTCAATACCTAGATCATGACGATTATTTAGTGGAAGGAAAAATAAAAACTCAATTTGAGGAAGCAAAAGAACAGATCGATTCTGCCGATGTCTTATACTCTCCTACTTATGTTGAAATCTGGAAAAATGGGGCATCTATCCTCCAAAATAATTTGCTAGGCGCTGACTCCTACAAAGATCCTTTAATTTTATGGCTTTCCTGGGATATGCCACAAATAGGATCCTATATTTGGCGAAAACAATCCCTGCTTAAAATTGGCGGATGGGACAACTTACATCTTTGTGAAGATTATAGCCTTTATATGCGCGCCATTACAAATAAATTGAAGTTTGTTTATTGTCCTACTCCTGGAGCTGTATATCGTGTAGGTCATAGGCGCAGCCGAGCGGTTAGCCATTTTATAGAAATTCTTAAGGATCATGATGCTCTCCTTGAGGAAATGATTGAATATTTGAAAAAAGAAAAGATGCTCACTGAAACAAGACAAGCAGCCATTCTAAAAAACCGATTTCAAAAGTTTCTAGCCTATAAATCCGTAGATCTCTCTATGGCTGATGCCTATTTCAAAAAACATAAGGAATTATTGGAACAAAAATTGTCTTTCCGTTATCGCTTTGCTCTTTCTTTAGGGCTTTCCTTTTCAGATATGAACAAAATCAAATACATGAGCAGACGTCTCTTGCCTTTCTTTAAAGAGAGATAG
- a CDS encoding glycosyltransferase family 2 protein: MIAKNQAHNLPKSLGSVASWVSEIILVINDCTDETESVAKLYGARVEERPWSCRRDQKNIALDLASYQWVLGLDADEVVSEALRQDIHDFFREDHLKYVGAYFPRKTWLIDRWITHGDFYPDYNLRLFRKDYGRWGGSREHDKVIVQGKVKKLKGELLHYSFPTIDFTITKLPEYASSFAKEALEKGRAWNWLDVLFRPPWRFFRSYILKLGFLDGFPGFYVASMAAFSNFFRYSKLFELSKSCDHSNTAQTDLNQRK, encoded by the coding sequence ATGATAGCGAAGAACCAGGCGCATAATTTGCCCAAAAGTTTAGGCAGTGTTGCCTCATGGGTCAGCGAAATTATTCTCGTCATCAACGATTGTACCGATGAAACGGAATCTGTGGCAAAGCTTTATGGAGCACGTGTGGAAGAAAGGCCGTGGAGCTGTCGTAGAGATCAAAAAAATATAGCCCTTGATTTGGCTTCTTATCAGTGGGTTTTAGGATTGGATGCCGATGAAGTTGTCTCGGAGGCATTACGGCAAGATATCCATGACTTTTTTAGAGAAGATCACCTGAAGTACGTTGGGGCTTATTTTCCAAGGAAAACATGGTTAATCGATCGGTGGATCACCCATGGGGATTTTTATCCTGATTACAATTTGAGGCTTTTTCGAAAAGATTATGGGCGGTGGGGAGGCAGTAGAGAGCATGATAAAGTGATCGTTCAAGGAAAGGTCAAAAAATTGAAAGGAGAGCTCCTCCATTATTCATTTCCTACGATCGATTTTACGATTACTAAACTTCCAGAGTACGCTAGTTCTTTTGCTAAAGAAGCATTAGAAAAAGGAAGGGCGTGGAATTGGCTCGATGTGCTCTTTAGACCTCCCTGGAGATTTTTTAGAAGCTACATTTTGAAATTAGGTTTTCTTGATGGGTTCCCAGGATTCTATGTGGCCTCCATGGCGGCCTTTTCTAATTTTTTTAGGTATAGCAAACTTTTTGAATTGTCTAAAAGCTGCGATCATAGCAACACTGCTCAGACGGATCTCAATCAAAGAAAATAG
- a CDS encoding polysaccharide deacetylase family protein — translation MAGLPKVSSQLDASFTHLSHYRRVYGDKTPILMYHHIGKNPKESKFPSLWVSNLLFERQLGEFWSMEWPSITLGEFVAASCSVCRGVIISFDDAYQSVFTRALPLLNRFRMRAILFVVAGYIGKTNEWDRPLGEPAHKLMTEEEIKEWIASGQEIGSHTFSHPHLPLLSSKELKKEIEDSKKYLEDTFSVPIRHFSFPYGQFTKQCLDIVEQAGYESACQIGEGVNLPGENPFALKRLTARRPKRNLRTFLHMLLPFRHTA, via the coding sequence ATGGCTGGCTTACCTAAAGTTTCTTCCCAACTCGATGCCTCCTTTACCCATCTGTCCCATTACCGAAGAGTGTATGGAGATAAGACCCCCATACTCATGTACCATCATATTGGAAAAAATCCAAAAGAATCAAAATTCCCTTCATTGTGGGTTTCTAATTTGCTCTTTGAAAGACAATTAGGAGAATTCTGGTCGATGGAATGGCCTTCCATAACACTTGGAGAATTTGTTGCAGCAAGTTGTTCGGTCTGTCGTGGTGTTATTATCAGCTTTGATGATGCTTATCAATCTGTTTTTACTCGAGCCTTGCCGCTTTTAAATCGGTTTCGCATGCGAGCCATTCTATTTGTGGTTGCTGGATATATTGGGAAAACGAATGAATGGGATAGACCTTTAGGAGAGCCGGCACATAAGCTAATGACTGAAGAGGAGATTAAGGAGTGGATTGCTTCTGGTCAGGAAATTGGCAGTCATACTTTTTCGCACCCACACTTGCCTCTTCTTTCTAGTAAGGAACTGAAAAAGGAAATAGAGGATTCCAAAAAGTATCTGGAGGATACTTTCTCCGTACCCATCCGCCATTTTTCGTTTCCTTATGGGCAATTCACCAAACAATGCTTGGATATCGTAGAGCAAGCTGGATATGAATCTGCTTGTCAAATTGGAGAAGGAGTGAATTTGCCAGGAGAAAATCCATTTGCTCTTAAAAGACTGACTGCCCGAAGGCCCAAAAGGAACTTGAGAACTTTCTTGCATATGCTGCTGCCTTTTAGACATACCGCCTGA
- a CDS encoding glycosyltransferase family 2 protein, translating into MNANLSIIIVSCNTQLLLQEALLSIEKSQDSLPKLVIVFDNGSKDGTEEMLKKFFPWVLYLRSETNLGFAKAVNSAAVHAQGDYLLLLNSDARLEADSIKQAIRWMETHKECAVCGAQLLNEDGTLQNSIANFPTLLTELGNKSLLRKLFPKKFPGKENKPKNPQAVESVIGAFFLVRKKIWDELGGLDERFFFFFEETDFCFRVLQKGYQVYYLPQVKVWHGQGKTAKTALVEARIEYWKSRYKYFKIHRPYPEFLILKVGLLLRLSFSLIFESLLYLLTLGRRNSERLRIGYKIALWHLKGMPENMGLSKG; encoded by the coding sequence ATGAATGCGAATTTATCGATAATTATAGTCAGTTGCAATACCCAACTGTTGCTTCAAGAAGCTCTCCTTTCTATTGAAAAAAGCCAAGACTCTCTTCCAAAGCTAGTTATTGTCTTTGACAACGGATCAAAAGATGGGACAGAAGAAATGTTAAAAAAATTTTTTCCTTGGGTCCTTTATCTTCGTTCCGAAACTAACCTTGGGTTTGCAAAAGCAGTCAACTCTGCAGCCGTACATGCTCAAGGCGACTATCTTTTATTGCTCAATTCTGATGCCAGATTAGAAGCTGACTCCATCAAACAAGCTATTCGTTGGATGGAAACACACAAAGAGTGTGCTGTGTGCGGTGCACAACTTCTTAATGAAGATGGGACACTTCAAAATTCAATCGCCAATTTTCCTACTCTTTTAACTGAGTTAGGGAATAAGTCGCTGCTGCGAAAGCTTTTCCCGAAAAAATTCCCAGGTAAAGAAAATAAACCTAAAAACCCCCAAGCCGTTGAATCAGTTATTGGTGCCTTTTTCCTTGTTCGAAAGAAAATTTGGGATGAATTAGGAGGATTAGACGAACGGTTCTTTTTCTTTTTTGAAGAAACTGATTTCTGTTTTAGGGTCCTACAAAAGGGCTATCAAGTGTATTATTTGCCACAAGTCAAAGTGTGGCATGGACAAGGGAAAACAGCTAAAACGGCCCTAGTCGAAGCTCGAATCGAGTATTGGAAATCTCGATACAAGTACTTTAAAATCCACCGTCCCTATCCTGAATTTCTGATCTTAAAAGTCGGTTTGTTGTTACGGCTTAGCTTCTCTTTGATATTTGAAAGCCTCCTTTATCTTCTAACTTTAGGCAGACGCAATTCCGAACGCTTAAGGATTGGCTATAAAATCGCCCTTTGGCATCTCAAAGGAATGCCTGAGAACATGGGGCTATCTAAGGGTTAA
- a CDS encoding glycosyltransferase family 4 protein: MQNKLKVLLINSLLKGGGTDNQCLLLARGLKELEIPVIVACPQRAELSSLLEDYGIETVHWEKNLSGIFQLWKIINSREISIVHAHHGRDYWPTIVAGSLAANKPKIVLSRHMAKSPGSWISKHYLLESCDCLVAVSHFTKKVLIQGDYDPLCPIKERHQRDPLLGDHRKIKVIYGGIDTQRFYPKKAIQLRNKLGIEEEHFLFGMIGSYDFPVGKGQLEFIEAAYQVQKLLPKSRFLLIGRGNMQQLLEEKIKSYSLQDHFFLIPHNSEIENWINALDCLVHPAIATEAFGLVILEAFACGKPVIASFLDGIPEAFEACQFGRLIPPWSIQELCQAMVDIGNWPPIPEEKRWEYHKKIASSYSYNIMAKNMLKLYDTL, translated from the coding sequence ATGCAAAACAAGCTTAAGGTGCTATTGATCAATTCCCTGCTGAAGGGGGGAGGGACAGACAATCAATGCCTATTGCTTGCAAGGGGCCTCAAAGAATTAGAGATTCCTGTTATCGTTGCTTGTCCACAAAGAGCGGAACTTTCCTCTCTATTAGAAGACTATGGGATAGAAACGGTCCATTGGGAAAAAAATCTTTCTGGAATTTTCCAGCTATGGAAAATAATTAACAGTCGAGAAATTTCCATTGTGCATGCGCATCATGGGAGAGATTATTGGCCAACCATTGTCGCTGGTTCCTTGGCCGCAAATAAGCCCAAAATTGTTCTCTCGCGTCATATGGCTAAAAGCCCTGGTTCTTGGATCAGTAAACATTATCTTTTAGAGTCTTGCGACTGTTTGGTTGCCGTCTCTCATTTTACAAAAAAAGTTCTCATCCAGGGAGATTACGATCCACTATGCCCAATAAAAGAACGGCATCAAAGAGATCCGCTTTTAGGAGACCATAGAAAAATTAAAGTCATCTATGGGGGCATTGACACCCAACGATTTTACCCTAAAAAAGCAATCCAATTAAGGAATAAATTGGGGATTGAAGAAGAACATTTTCTTTTCGGAATGATTGGTAGTTATGATTTTCCAGTGGGGAAAGGCCAGTTGGAATTTATCGAAGCGGCCTACCAAGTTCAAAAGCTGCTTCCAAAGAGCCGATTTCTCCTTATTGGAAGAGGGAACATGCAGCAGTTGCTGGAAGAAAAAATAAAAAGTTATTCTTTACAAGACCACTTCTTTCTCATCCCTCATAACTCTGAAATAGAAAACTGGATTAATGCACTCGACTGTCTGGTTCATCCAGCCATCGCCACGGAAGCCTTTGGCCTAGTTATCTTAGAGGCATTTGCCTGCGGCAAGCCAGTCATTGCCTCTTTTTTAGACGGCATCCCTGAAGCTTTTGAGGCCTGTCAGTTTGGCAGGCTAATTCCCCCATGGTCCATACAAGAATTATGTCAAGCAATGGTCGATATCGGAAATTGGCCACCGATTCCAGAAGAAAAACGTTGGGAATATCATAAAAAAATTGCCTCTTCTTATTCCTACAACATTATGGCAAAAAACATGTTAAAGTTATATGATACGCTATAG